In Xylanivirga thermophila, a genomic segment contains:
- the rpsR gene encoding 30S ribosomal protein S18: MAEANRRPRQRRSRRKVCVFCADKAQTIDYKDIPKLRKYVTERGKIVPRRISGNCAKHQRQLTIAIKRARNMALLPYNAE, translated from the coding sequence ATGGCTGAAGCTAACAGAAGACCTAGACAACGCAGAAGCAGACGTAAAGTATGTGTATTTTGTGCAGATAAGGCACAAACTATAGACTACAAAGACATACCAAAACTTAGAAAATATGTTACTGAGCGTGGCAAGATAGTTCCTAGAAGAATTTCTGGTAACTGTGCAAAACATCAACGTCAATTGACAATAGCCATCAAAAGAGCTAGAAATATGGCTCTATTGCCATATAATGCTGAATAA
- a CDS encoding single-stranded DNA-binding protein — MLNKVVLIGRLTKDPEIKYLPSGVAVTTFMLAVNRNYTNQQGEREADFIPIVTWRGLAENCSKYLGKGRLVAVAGRIQTRTYDTPEGQRRYITEIVADEVQFLDRGNSSPSSFPGANNMDNQAFPSEDTTPGFQPLPGEDDELPF; from the coding sequence ATGTTAAACAAAGTAGTGTTAATAGGACGCCTGACCAAGGATCCGGAAATTAAATACTTGCCAAGCGGTGTAGCTGTAACCACTTTTATGCTTGCAGTGAACAGAAACTACACCAATCAACAGGGAGAAAGGGAAGCCGATTTTATTCCCATAGTTACATGGCGAGGACTGGCCGAAAATTGCAGCAAATATTTAGGTAAAGGCAGATTAGTAGCAGTTGCAGGCAGAATACAAACACGCACTTATGACACTCCAGAAGGTCAAAGACGTTATATAACAGAGATAGTAGCGGATGAGGTACAATTTTTAGATCGCGGTAATAGTTCGCCATCGTCTTTCCCCGGGGCCAACAATATGGATAACCAGGCATTCCCGTCAGAGGATACTACTCCTGGATTCCAGCCTCTACCTGGAGAGGATGACGAGCTTCCATTTTAA
- the rpsF gene encoding 30S ribosomal protein S6, translated as MRKYETMYIIRPTLDEEAVKGVVERFSDLIAQEGGQVEKIDEWGRRRLAYPIDDLKEGYYVLMNFSAPATLPGELERVYKITDSILRYTIIRDDD; from the coding sequence ATGCGCAAATACGAAACCATGTATATTATCCGTCCTACACTCGATGAGGAAGCCGTAAAAGGTGTAGTGGAAAGGTTTTCCGACCTTATCGCACAGGAAGGTGGACAAGTAGAAAAGATAGACGAATGGGGCAGACGCCGTCTGGCATACCCTATAGATGATCTTAAAGAGGGATATTATGTCCTCATGAACTTCTCTGCTCCCGCCACCCTACCAGGTGAACTCGAGCGTGTATACAAGATTACCGATAGTATACTAAGATATACCATAATCCGTGACGATGATTAA